CCACACCGGGCGGCTCGATGGCCCGGGGATCTGGTACGCCCATGTCCGGGGTGTGGACTCGGTCGGCAACTGGGGCGAGGCGGTCACTCTCAAACTGAACGCCGACCCCGCTCCCACGGCACCGAAGATCACCAGCTCCACCCACCCTCAGCAGGGCACCGCCTACCCGGATGGGCATTTGGTGGCCACCTGGGCCGGCAAGGACGCCGACGACAAGCGGTCGTGGGCGGTGGCGCTGGACCACGATCCGGACACCGTGCCCGGCACGGCCACCCCCGTCAACGAGGCACGGCGCGTCGCCGACCTGGCGCCCGGAACGTGGTGGCTCCACGTGCGCGGCCAAGACCAGAGCGGCCAGTGGAGCGCCACCACCCACTTCCGCGTCGTCGTCACCACACCGGTCTCCGGCCTCACCACGCCGGTCGGCGGCCAGACAGTCTGGGGCCACACGATCGTCAAGTTGCCCTGCTCGGGTACTCAACCGCTGAGGGTCTCCGTCGTCGGTGTGGGCACCGTGGGTCAGACGGCCACGGCTCCGGACGGTGACTGCATGCTGAACTGGAACACCATGGAATCGGACGGCTCAGGCCAGCGCCGCTGGCGTGACGGGCCGGCCGTGCTCACGGTCACCGACGCGGACGAGGAGAGCGTGGTCGCCGGTATGCGGGTGACCATCGACAACTCCCTGGACACCGCCGGACGCCTGGAGGCCGACTATCGGGCCGGGCTGATCACCCTCGACGAGTACGCGCTCCAGTTCGTCTACGCCATGATGGCCCCGGACCTGGTGGACGCCCGGTACACGGAGGGCGCGGCGGAAGGCGACCTGAAGTTGGACCTCCGGGAGTTCCTGATCTCGCACTGGGACGGCCTGTCCTCCGCCACCCGCGACCAGATCACGGCGCTGCTCAACCCGGAGCCCCAGCCCGGCCTCCGCGCAGCCGGCGTCTGCTGCATCACGGAGACGGACCACTGGACGGTCAAGTACCGAGAGTCGGACGCGAGTAAGGTACCCGGCCTCATCAAGGCGCTCGACGAATCCCGAGCGGCCTATCAAAGACTCGGGTTCAAGCCGATCAGCAGTAGGGTCACGGTCATCATCGTCGGTTGGCTGGGAAGCCCCGGCTGGTCGATGCCGAGCGGCTTCGGCGTCGAGCGCTTCATTTATGTACGATCCGACGACGTCAGTGATTACCTGGCCCGGCATGAGCTCTTCCACCAGGTCCAGTACGAGTATTCTCGCGACATCTACACGAACCGATGGTGGATGGAGGGCACCGCGGAGTGGGCTGCGCACCAGGTGCAACTGGACCCTCTCACCACGGGAACCGCCACGGACTACTACTCGCGGACCCTGCCCGAGTATCTCGCTCATACCAACGGGCGCTGGGACGATATCGGAAGCCTCTCGGGATCCACCCAATACGGTTCCTTCATCTTGGCCGAATACCTGCAGCAGAAGTGGGGGGCCCAAGCCGTTCGCAGCACCTGGGAAGATCTTGAGAGATGCTATTTCTGTGATCCGGACCATGCCATCGTCAAGACGATGGAGCGTTATGGATCGAATTTCGGTGACGCCATGACCGAATTCCGGACCTGGTCCTACTTCCTCACCCGACAAACGGGATCCGGCTGGGACCCCGGCGTTGGATTCACCGCCCGAGAGTCCGCCACCGACGGTGCCGGCGCCGCCACCTACTGGCGATCCTGGGTCGACAATGACTCCGATACACCCGGCGGCAGGCCGCCCAGGGCGGCCGAGCACACCTTCACCTCGGATTTCACCACGCACACCCGCACGGGAACGGGCTCGCTCGCGGGCGGTGGGGTGCAGTACATCGAGTTCGACGACCAGATCGGATCCGGCGCCGAACTCGCCGTGCGAGTGACTCCGGTGTTTCCCGCCGACGGTTCACGTATTCGAGCGGTCTTGATGCCCGTTCAGTCCTTCGACCGGCCGACATTCTGTGCCGAGACGACCAACTATCTATCATGGCAGCAGAGGGCGATGACCCTCCAACTGAACAGGAACTGTCTTAAGGCCACACTGATGGTGGTCAACGCGAGCCGCGATGACCCGGCCGTCTTCACATGGGAGGCGACCGCCACGCCGACCGGAACGGTGCTGTCCAACAACGGGTTGGAACTCGGCGTCGGTCGACATGGCGACGTGGACGGAAGCGTGGTGGCCCTGCGGCTGCGGAGTGCCTCCGACCATGACATCGGCACGTGCGGTCCGACGGCGGAGACCCCGGACTGCGGCCTCGGCCTGTGGGGCATCTCCGATCCCGGCGGCTTCCTTACCGACGACGGGGGGCGGCGAGAGGCCGTCACAGGCGTCGGTCGGAGGGTTAACCTGGCCTTGGAATCGTTCACCTTCTCGCAGTCCACGGCGACCTCGGTCGTTCACCGGACCACCCATGAGACCCTGTGGCCGGTCAAGGACCTGAAGATCACTCACCGGTTCGGCCCATCGCCCAACAGATATCTCTACAAGGTGGACGTCACCGTGGAGAATCCGAGAGAGGCCGCAACCGGACCATTGACCTACCGTAGGGTGGCCGGCTGGGATATGCCGCCCAACGGCATGGGTCATGCCACCATCGGTCGCGTCGGTGGAGGTAGTCACGATTTCGTCATGCAGTCCGGTGTCGACTGCGAACCATCCCTCTACGTCATGGGCGAGCTCGAATGCCCCAAGTACGGTTACTTCGAGGACTACCCCGGATGGCGACCGGACGGAACCGTTGACATCCGCCTCGGCGCACTGGGCCCCAAGGGACGCGTGACGTTCACGCTGTATCTGGGTGCGGCGCCGAACAGGCAGGCGGCCATGGATGCGATCTCCGCCGTGGGAGCACAGATCTACACGATCGGCCGCCCGCTGGATCCCACGCCACCGCTGGCACGCCAGGAGATCACCGGTATATTCGCCCTCGATGGCAGGAATCTGTAGGTGATGCGATGAAGATGCCACTTTCCCGACATCTCGGAGTCCTTGGATTGATGTCCGTGCTGACCGCGGGAAACTGCGAGCCGGACAGCGAGCGGTTCTGGGTGATCAACAACACGGGCGATGAGATCGTCATCGACTACACCAGGATGCGCACCCCGACAGATCGCCGTTCCATCGAGACACCGTCCGGAACCTCCCATCTGATCCATCTGATGTCGGAGTGTGAAAAAGGGCTGACGGTCATGGTCGGCACGACGAGTGGGCGGATGATCGCCAAGCTGGACTCCACGATCTGCGACGGAAAGTCATGGGTCATCGAGCCTGGCGGCCGGACACGCTTGGTCGATGGATTCGTACAGCCTCGCCGCAGCCCATGACCATCCAAGTCGCCGCTCCGCCCTCACAACCGGTCGCCCGGCCTCCGAACAACCGACCACTGACCGGCCGCTGAGAGCGGCCGGGACATGCCGCGCAACAGTAGGGTCACGCGACCATCGGCTGCATCGGATGGCGACCGGACGGAACCGTGACATTCGGCTCGAGGCACTGGGCCCCAGGTAACGCGGCGGCTTGACCGGTCTGCTCGACCGGCCCTCGCTGAGCCGGTTCGCTCCTGGCCCGAGGAGTTCCGGGGCGGTCAAGAAGTGGGTTCATGCCAAGGACCTCCGCTCCGGCATGTGGCTACGCACCAGCGCCGGCACGCACGTCCAAGTCGAAACCATCGAAGGTCGGACCGCTCACGCCCAGCGCGTCCACAACCTCACCATCGCCGACACACACACGCACCATGCACTCGCGGGTTCCACCCCCGTCCTCGTCCATAACTGCGGAGATGGCTCCGATCCGCTCATCACGTATGCGGACTCCCTGCGTCCCGGTGCGACGAAGAGAGGGCCGCACGTTGCGGCAGAGTACACGTCGCCGTCCGGAAGGACCTACTATGGGCATAATGGCCATGGTCAGTCCCCAATGCCTGGCGGAGACCTGGAGGGGGCCATGCAGCAAGTCGGTCACCACGGTGGATGAGCTGAGATAATGTGCCTCATCCAGGCGGAAGGCATTGAAGGCGCTGGCGCTATTTTCGGTGGTACCTTCCGTGCAGTCCGGGTCCGCGGACTTCAGTCCCAAGGTACAGCGCACGGGACTTCCATCGATCCGTGTCCAAACGCATGTAGTCCGCTTCTCAATCTCTTGGGTATCGGTTCATGATGGAGAAGTCTATCGAGTGCTCGAAGAGCATGGCGAACCACACCTCATCGTGCCGCTGAGGAGCGAATTGGTGAATGAATGGATTTTGCCTCTCTGGCTTCCTGAGTGGAACGGAGCAGAAGATGCCGGTAAAGAGATCGGAATCGAGCGGGTCTCCTTCATCGTGGCACGCTTGATCGACCTTGTACTTACCGACGATGCCGCCGTACTCGACTCGTTGCCGCCGGACATCGAGAGTGCATTGATCGGTCCACTGGACACTCTTGCGAGTGTCTACGAGGGCGGTGGATCTCTGACTGAACTCGTCGTCGCTGCTCGCCTTGTCCGGCGTTCTGTGATGCCCTATCTCAGGGGAACACACGAGGAAATGGAAAGCCTGATCCGTTCGCTTCCTGAATAGCTGAAGGCACCTGCGTCGTGATGGGACCGCGATCTGCCGATTCATGCAGGGCCGCGCGCTCGGTGTAGGTGGTCAGCGTCAGTAATTGTTCGATGGTCGACGGCGGGTCGTTTTGTAGCCCTTGGTGCTCCGCTTGGCGCGGTAGGGTGGGCAGCGTCCGTCACCTACGTGTATGCGGCCGTGCTCGCGGGCAATCCCGGGTGCTCATAGCCAGAATCGGTGCGTCCCTGCCTGGCGCCTGGCGCGCAGACAGAACGAGCTCACTCGTGAGCGACTGGACCACTCCTTCGATTGCTGCCGGCGGCCAGCCCAGCGAGAACACTGGCACAAGCTATCCGGCGGCCTCCACAACTCATCCGGCGTTTGCCGCAACGCAAGATCTTCGCCTGCCCGGCGAACCCGAAGTGGTTGTCGGAGGTATATCCATGGCGACGAGTGCGCCCGGGTGCCTGCGTTCCCAGTCGCTCTTCGTCCCCTCGGCCGCTTGCGAGCTGCAGGTAACTGGGATTCTCTTCCAGCAGCGCCTTGTACGGTGTGTTTTGCTCGCTGGCCCGATCAAACCAGCGG
The DNA window shown above is from Thermomonospora umbrina and carries:
- a CDS encoding polymorphic toxin-type HINT domain-containing protein, coding for MTGLLDRPSLSRFAPGPRSSGAVKKWVHAKDLRSGMWLRTSAGTHVQVETIEGRTAHAQRVHNLTIADTHTHHALAGSTPVLVHNCGDGSDPLITYADSLRPGATKRGPHVAAEYTSPSGRTYYGHNGHGQSPMPGGDLEGAMQQVGHHGG